A stretch of Lentisphaera araneosa HTCC2155 DNA encodes these proteins:
- a CDS encoding VIT domain-containing protein, producing MKNSQTLSPEAQERLEQFIESHELCRNQERKDELRNIIYDLLVGWESEITLNNLEIALEKVQRPKALSLDIKSGELKYAEQKAALNTVGSNDFSSGTTFYYMFFTILLPFAAIIIELLYRPFTQSFFDPLPDFLHLILCAFPPFSNLITYFQLKRNKVYNPKILLLQNAAIAASFYYCLYFAPLSPLSALGILLMGAGFLSLSPLFGFSGVFCLRKRYYLAHEIKASRFKHSFTAVIILFSLLILNKMPSALTEYGISQYLKGSDPRSKAVAASFIRSWGSSQHILKKSQRGFGSGTAAVGDLPINNHVPHKKLNQLYFRVTGKIPHKITTHSIFDSELNRNSRRRWTWDSDIGDQEIGDKQEDLLLVSSQFDSKLDADPAIAYSEWVMQFENSHQFQNREARMKILLPDQAVVSRLTLWVNGEEREAAFAKTSKVKSAYKNIVRQNRDPVLVTWSAKNRIFVQCFPVLPQKRMKIRIGISSPMPLSQDKSKAYFYPPQILASNYYRSPSLKHDIWLESKQKFAKPALKSLKIELSATSHSLRGSLLHQDMTQSFRAELPRTDLNEFWGRDLHDEQKLITSKIRYGSPFKRQKFFVLIDGSTSLAKEKQALAPTLKKLITNPNFQIYIASDELIKVNRYSDFDDYSFEGGYDNLHALNQLIELTDQESSIIWLHGPQPYELSSSSKLNQYQKRRGLVPIRNFQFNEGANKVIQEIKSSPHYSNLAASNRAELIALFELMLNPSEWPVFERQFIDAESYPKTAPQANSHLCRLMVSDEVNQSYFSDRSDHDEMANKAALYQLVTPLSGAVVLETQAQYDAAGLEAVDPSTVPTVPEPETWALIIILSLLLLYYHFKNKQKLEPSRA from the coding sequence ATGAAAAATTCACAAACATTAAGTCCTGAAGCCCAGGAAAGACTCGAGCAATTTATTGAGTCCCACGAACTCTGCCGCAACCAAGAGCGCAAAGATGAATTGCGCAACATTATCTATGATTTACTTGTGGGTTGGGAATCTGAGATCACACTCAACAATTTGGAAATCGCGTTAGAGAAAGTTCAGCGTCCCAAAGCCCTAAGCTTAGACATCAAATCCGGTGAGCTCAAGTACGCGGAACAAAAAGCTGCATTAAACACGGTCGGTTCAAATGACTTCAGTTCTGGCACGACTTTTTACTACATGTTCTTTACCATTTTACTTCCCTTTGCAGCCATCATCATAGAATTGCTCTACCGTCCATTTACCCAAAGTTTTTTTGATCCCCTTCCCGACTTTCTTCACCTCATTTTATGCGCCTTTCCACCATTCAGTAATTTAATCACCTATTTCCAACTAAAGCGTAATAAAGTCTACAATCCAAAAATACTTCTTCTCCAAAACGCCGCTATTGCCGCCTCATTTTATTACTGCCTTTATTTTGCTCCACTCTCACCCCTGAGTGCACTCGGCATTCTGCTTATGGGCGCTGGTTTCCTCAGCCTTTCCCCGCTCTTTGGCTTCTCGGGTGTCTTCTGTTTGCGCAAACGTTATTACCTGGCCCATGAAATCAAAGCATCTCGTTTCAAGCATTCATTTACGGCCGTCATTATCCTTTTCTCATTATTAATTCTCAATAAAATGCCAAGTGCTCTGACTGAGTACGGAATTAGTCAATACCTAAAAGGCAGTGATCCGAGATCAAAGGCCGTGGCTGCTTCATTCATTCGTTCTTGGGGTTCGAGCCAACACATTCTCAAAAAATCTCAACGTGGCTTTGGTTCTGGTACGGCTGCGGTCGGAGATCTCCCTATCAATAATCACGTTCCTCATAAAAAACTCAACCAACTCTATTTTCGAGTCACGGGGAAAATTCCCCATAAAATCACTACTCATTCCATCTTTGACTCAGAACTTAACCGTAACTCGCGTCGTCGTTGGACGTGGGACTCCGATATCGGTGACCAAGAAATTGGAGATAAGCAGGAAGACCTCCTACTTGTCAGTTCACAATTCGATAGTAAACTCGATGCCGATCCAGCTATTGCCTATAGCGAATGGGTCATGCAATTTGAAAACAGTCATCAATTTCAAAATCGCGAAGCTCGCATGAAAATCCTCCTTCCCGACCAAGCTGTCGTCAGTCGCCTCACCCTTTGGGTGAATGGCGAAGAGCGCGAAGCCGCCTTTGCCAAAACTTCCAAAGTTAAAAGTGCTTACAAGAATATTGTTCGTCAAAATCGTGACCCCGTGCTCGTGACTTGGAGTGCAAAAAACCGTATCTTCGTTCAATGCTTCCCAGTACTTCCACAAAAACGTATGAAAATTCGTATTGGTATAAGCAGCCCCATGCCTTTGAGTCAAGACAAAAGCAAGGCTTACTTTTATCCTCCACAAATCCTCGCTTCCAACTACTACCGAAGTCCTAGTTTAAAACATGATATTTGGCTTGAATCTAAACAAAAATTTGCGAAACCCGCACTCAAAAGCTTAAAAATTGAGCTGTCCGCGACAAGTCATTCACTACGTGGATCGCTGCTTCATCAAGATATGACTCAAAGCTTTCGTGCTGAATTGCCTCGCACCGATCTCAATGAGTTCTGGGGCCGAGACCTCCATGATGAGCAAAAATTAATCACCTCAAAAATTCGCTATGGCTCACCTTTTAAACGTCAAAAATTCTTCGTGCTCATTGATGGCTCGACCAGCTTAGCCAAAGAAAAACAAGCTCTGGCACCCACGCTTAAAAAACTTATTACGAACCCCAATTTCCAAATCTATATTGCCTCAGATGAACTCATTAAAGTCAATCGCTACTCAGATTTCGACGATTATAGTTTCGAGGGAGGCTACGATAATTTGCATGCGCTCAATCAGCTTATCGAACTCACCGATCAGGAAAGCTCCATTATCTGGCTCCACGGGCCGCAACCCTATGAACTCAGCTCAAGTAGCAAACTGAATCAATACCAAAAACGTCGGGGCCTTGTGCCCATTCGCAATTTCCAATTCAATGAAGGCGCCAATAAAGTGATTCAAGAAATCAAAAGCTCACCGCATTACTCTAATTTAGCGGCGAGTAATCGCGCTGAACTCATTGCCCTCTTTGAATTAATGCTCAACCCGAGTGAATGGCCTGTGTTTGAGCGCCAATTTATCGATGCCGAGTCTTACCCAAAAACAGCGCCCCAAGCGAACTCTCACCTCTGCCGACTCATGGTTTCAGATGAAGTTAATCAGTCCTATTTTTCAGATCGCAGTGACCATGATGAAATGGCGAATAAAGCCGCCCTCTACCAACTCGTCACCCCTCTTTCTGGCGCCGTTGTATTAGAAACTCAAGCGCAATACGATGCTGCAGGCCTCGAGGCGGTGGATCCAAGTACTGTCCCCACTGTGCCTGAACCCGAAACTTGGGCGCTCATTATTATCCTCAGCCTACTTCTCCTCTATTATCACTTTAAGAACAAGCAAAAATTGGAGCCCTCTCGCGCATGA
- the creD gene encoding cell envelope integrity protein CreD translates to MSDEYKYTSPIPKILNFLKDSLMLKIAMIAIIISLLTIPKSLILELIAEREQRSAEVLNQIHQKWGGSQNIYGPILSIPFNSDTGPKLIHLHPEELNIQGQLKPEERKKSIFKTIVYKGEMNYDFSFDLRSLKDLPTSKNLDYEKAILSFGISDLKGLSRSITLEVGKEKINALQGIPISNGLSSGFHFPIQMDSEQVLLSMSTKLQFNGSQEISLSPSGRKTLVQLQSSWPHPGFEGKYLPDTYQINDTGFNAQWEVHDLQRTFVSSWFDQEQSPSSELCSVRLIQFNGSYSQVHRLVKYTLLFLCFTFAAIFICERLGQINIHPLQYILVGFASMMFYLLLLSVSEHLGFNLAYLIASLISTLMISLYSLSLLKSWKNALSITLTTGGLYAYLFGTIQLEDYALLMGSLGLIITLGIVMYFTRDLNSYKAVEVEA, encoded by the coding sequence ATGAGTGATGAATACAAGTACACAAGTCCTATCCCCAAAATCTTAAATTTCTTAAAAGATTCATTAATGCTAAAAATTGCGATGATCGCAATCATTATTTCACTGCTCACCATTCCCAAATCACTTATTTTGGAGCTCATTGCTGAGCGTGAACAACGCAGTGCAGAAGTCCTCAACCAGATCCACCAGAAATGGGGCGGGTCACAAAACATCTATGGTCCCATCTTATCGATTCCTTTCAATTCAGATACGGGCCCTAAACTCATTCACCTTCATCCCGAAGAACTCAATATTCAGGGACAACTCAAGCCAGAAGAACGCAAAAAGTCTATCTTCAAAACTATTGTCTACAAAGGAGAAATGAATTACGATTTTTCTTTTGATTTGCGATCTTTAAAAGACTTGCCCACAAGCAAGAACTTAGATTATGAAAAAGCGATTCTCAGTTTTGGCATCAGTGACCTCAAGGGGCTGAGCCGAAGCATCACACTCGAGGTCGGCAAAGAAAAAATAAACGCTCTTCAAGGCATCCCCATCAGTAATGGCTTGTCTTCGGGTTTTCATTTCCCCATTCAAATGGATTCCGAGCAAGTCTTATTAAGCATGTCAACTAAGCTGCAATTTAATGGGAGCCAAGAAATCAGCTTGAGTCCAAGTGGCCGCAAAACACTCGTGCAACTCCAATCATCATGGCCCCACCCCGGTTTTGAAGGCAAGTACCTTCCTGACACTTACCAAATCAATGATACAGGTTTTAATGCTCAATGGGAAGTCCACGATCTTCAACGCACTTTTGTCAGCTCTTGGTTTGACCAAGAACAAAGTCCGAGTTCAGAACTTTGCAGTGTGCGACTCATTCAATTTAATGGGAGTTATAGTCAGGTTCACCGCCTAGTCAAATATACCCTACTCTTCTTATGCTTTACTTTTGCCGCCATCTTCATTTGCGAACGTCTCGGCCAAATCAATATTCATCCTTTGCAATATATCCTCGTGGGTTTTGCCTCGATGATGTTCTACTTACTTTTACTCTCCGTTTCAGAGCACCTCGGTTTTAATCTGGCTTATTTAATTGCCTCACTCATTTCCACCTTAATGATTAGTCTCTACTCCTTAAGCTTGCTCAAAAGCTGGAAAAATGCTCTCAGTATCACGCTCACGACTGGAGGACTCTATGCCTATCTCTTTGGGACGATTCAACTGGAAGATTATGCACTGCTCATGGGAAGTCTAGGCCTAATTATTACCCTCGGCATTGTCATGTACTTCACAAGGGATCTCAATTCCTATAAAGCTGTGGAGGTCGAAGCATGA